From Microcoleus sp. AS-A8:
GTTTCGACAGGAAGATATTAAACGGGCTTTCCGTGAAGCATTTGAACAGAATGACTTTCTAATCCTCATCAAAAAAGGTCAAGAATTTATTGATGGCTATGCTTTGGGTGATGAAATAAAAGAACTAAGCGTTGACCTGCTTCCCGAATTTGCCGCTTTTGCTATGGTCTTCATTGACGTTGCCAACAGCACACGTACACCATCTGAAGTTTTGCGGGATCGGAAGCTCGACACCCTGATGCGAAGTGTATCTGATATACAAGAACAGATATCCAGACTCAAGGCACCCAGTGAAATTTTACTTGAATTAGCTATACAGTCCCGGAGTTATCAAGAACTTCAGCCAGCAGGTGAGTCAAAGAATGAAAAAATTGGGACGTTCATTCTAACGCAGCAAATGAGGGGTTGGTTTGAGACTCTGGGCTACAAATTTGATAGCTATAACGTAGAAGGAGATAACTATTTCGAGTGGATTATTAATATTCCAGCACGACGAGGATACGACCGCATTCTTGTGCGGGGTGTTGAGGGTGAGGGGAAGCTAGGTGATGTTGTAGCTTTACAGCGGACTGTCAATGAGCAAAAAACTATAGAAGGTTGGCTAGTCGCATCTCGCCGGATTAGTCCTGCTGCTCGTGATGAGGTGAAAAAGGAAGAAAACCAAGATATCTTCTGCTATACGTTCTCTATGCTGTACGGACGAAAATGGAGCGAGACATTAAGGCAGAACGTACTTTTACCTCGTTAGCCGATAAACTCTATTTCCTGTGTGAATTGTCATGGGAAATGCTGTCTACTAACCAAATGAGCCTCAACTATCGGCTTTTCCCGGATCGACTCCGTCGCTTGTTCAGCCATGCTGTGCAGGAGCAAAAATATCTAGATCATTGGCACTTTGACATGATGGGTCAGACCATGCTCATCCGTAATGCTGACGGTGATTACACACCAGCGCACCGCTCACTATTGGAGTTTTTCGTAGCCTACAAATTTGCTGCTGAACTAGGAATATTAGCTCCTGATTTTATAGAGTTAGATAAAGCGCAATCTCATCTAAATGAAGCCCTATCATCTAATTACACTTGGTCATCCTACTTCTATCGCCAATGTGATGGTAAAGGGGATATTGAGCCTATTCCTTCTCTTGGAGAGTTTATTCCCGAAACAGTAAGTTTGCTTGCCGAAACTGTTGGGAAAGAACCGCTAACTACAGCTAACAGGATTGAAATAGAGCGAGCTGGTGCTATTCTAAATTTGCTCATAAATATGATCTCTCCGGATCAAAATAAAGTCAACACAAGGCTACTGTCTCTCATCAGAGGAACCAAGGGTAAATCTTCAGAGGAAGTGGGTATACTTGGCGGGAATATTGCAACTATTCTAGTTCGATATGATAGGCAAGCTTTGAGAGGGCAGAATATTGCAGGTACTAATTTGATTTGGGCTGACTTATCGAATGCTGATCTCACAGAATGCAACTTAGAATATGCCGATCTAAACAGAGCTAAATTGGATATAAACTCTAAGCTAGTAAATGCGTCCTTACGAGGAGTTAATTTAAAGAATGTAAATGTAACTAGATCGGGTTGGATTAAGAGTATGACTTTGAGTAGTAATAGTAAAGTAGTTTTTTATTATTCACATCTACTTGATGATTTAAACGAGCCTGAATTACATTCTGTCCTTCAAGATAATGAGGTAGTA
This genomic window contains:
- a CDS encoding pentapeptide repeat-containing protein, translated to MERDIKAERTFTSLADKLYFLCELSWEMLSTNQMSLNYRLFPDRLRRLFSHAVQEQKYLDHWHFDMMGQTMLIRNADGDYTPAHRSLLEFFVAYKFAAELGILAPDFIELDKAQSHLNEALSSNYTWSSYFYRQCDGKGDIEPIPSLGEFIPETVSLLAETVGKEPLTTANRIEIERAGAILNLLINMISPDQNKVNTRLLSLIRGTKGKSSEEVGILGGNIATILVRYDRQALRGQNIAGTNLIWADLSNADLTECNLEYADLNRAKLDINSKLVNASLRGVNLKNVNVTRSGWIKSMTLSSNSKVVFYYSHLLDDLNEPELHSVLQDNEVVLSLIEDKQSKWIQKIKSIFLLNYDVGEEVIRLLTIEGKDLTIEIKTGRYLPNDDTSLLRNWYGADLADAIGLDERNVYLLRVLGAQNLPNTSYDPYKDSRVNHAIRDEADQSESESEDDLHP